A genomic region of Methanofollis fontis contains the following coding sequences:
- a CDS encoding DNA replication complex GINS family protein, producing MDLDDLRIIVWNERESGKLSDIPPDLFSSARRALEEIEGEIQGIADPFSEEGAVLQDRYHSIRETLATIVKLRLKKILRLAEAQIEGGYIDREELKQMNAQEHGMFEAVCREIGDCRQALVDGVLLERAVPPPAAHPVPVCEEEPCEPAEEDGGEDEIAALIDEAFSKSIPDSEIPSRAPPAEGGAISIVLVNEALPAFMGLDGRTYALEAGDLVTLPKENAGVLCERNIALNIRLIK from the coding sequence ATGGACCTTGACGATCTCCGGATCATTGTCTGGAACGAACGGGAGAGCGGGAAACTCTCCGACATTCCACCGGACCTCTTCTCCAGCGCACGGAGAGCCCTCGAAGAGATCGAAGGTGAGATCCAGGGGATCGCCGATCCCTTCTCCGAGGAGGGCGCCGTCCTGCAGGACCGCTACCACAGCATCAGGGAGACGCTGGCCACCATCGTCAAACTCCGCCTGAAGAAGATCCTCCGTCTCGCCGAGGCGCAGATCGAAGGCGGATACATCGACCGGGAAGAGTTGAAACAGATGAACGCCCAGGAGCACGGGATGTTCGAGGCCGTCTGCCGGGAGATCGGGGACTGCCGACAGGCGCTCGTCGACGGTGTCCTCCTGGAACGGGCGGTCCCCCCCCCGGCAGCGCACCCTGTTCCGGTCTGCGAAGAGGAACCATGCGAACCGGCGGAGGAGGACGGCGGAGAGGACGAGATTGCAGCACTCATCGACGAAGCATTCTCAAAAAGCATTCCTGACAGCGAGATCCCCTCCCGGGCGCCCCCTGCCGAAGGAGGCGCCATATCGATCGTTCTTGTGAACGAGGCGCTGCCAGCGTTCATGGGTCTGGACGGGCGCACCTATGCTCTGGAGGCCGGCGACCTCGTCACCCTCCCAAAGGAGAACGCCGGCGTGCTCTGTGAGCGCAACATAGCCTTAAATATAAGGCTTATCAAATAA
- a CDS encoding 50S ribosomal protein L44e, translating to MKMPAKFRAYCPYCRTHETHEVEKVKKGRVNHLHWIDRQKARRGKVGNMGKFSKVPGGDKPTKRVNIRYRCTKCGKAHLRAGWRAGKFEIVE from the coding sequence ATGAAGATGCCAGCAAAATTCAGGGCCTACTGCCCGTACTGCAGAACGCACGAAACGCACGAGGTTGAGAAGGTGAAAAAGGGGCGGGTCAACCACCTCCACTGGATCGACCGGCAGAAGGCACGGAGAGGCAAAGTGGGCAACATGGGCAAGTTCTCCAAGGTGCCCGGCGGTGACAAGCCGACCAAGCGGGTCAACATCAGGTACCGCTGCACCAAGTGCGGCAAGGCACACCTGCGCGCGGGCTGGAGAGCAGGCAAGTTTGAAATTGTGGAGTGA
- a CDS encoding 30S ribosomal protein S27e encodes MVRQHRENRSSFYRVKCPDCENEQVIFEKACTVVDCAVCGHVLAEPTGGKAQIKAEIKAELQ; translated from the coding sequence ATGGTACGTCAGCACCGTGAGAATAGGAGCAGTTTTTACAGGGTGAAGTGCCCGGACTGCGAGAACGAACAGGTGATCTTTGAGAAGGCGTGTACGGTCGTTGACTGTGCAGTCTGTGGACATGTGCTTGCCGAACCGACGGGTGGAAAGGCCCAGATCAAGGCCGAGATCAAGGCAGAACTCCAGTGA
- a CDS encoding translation initiation factor IF-2 subunit alpha: MHEINEWPEEGELVVCTVEDVKDFVAFVRLDEYENKKGLIHISEIATGWIKYIRDFVREGQKIVCKVLSVDENRGHIDLSLKDVNDHQRREKIHEWKSEQKAEKWIGFVAEGTGASSQEIKEAFYSNFGLLYPAFEEIVTSGDAALKRFSFSKKVNDALKTVASENVKIPKVTITGSLILTSTQPDGVNIIRRALRSAQPKIDDVEIELTYLGAPNYRIKVTAPDYKRAERAIEKASKAAIGVMERAGDSGRFVRKQKAKNA, translated from the coding sequence ATGCACGAAATAAATGAATGGCCGGAGGAAGGCGAACTCGTCGTCTGTACGGTGGAGGACGTCAAAGACTTCGTGGCATTTGTGCGTCTGGACGAATACGAGAACAAGAAAGGGCTCATCCACATCTCCGAGATCGCCACCGGCTGGATCAAATACATCCGAGATTTTGTCCGAGAAGGGCAGAAGATCGTCTGCAAGGTGCTCTCTGTCGATGAGAACCGCGGGCATATCGATCTCTCGCTGAAGGACGTCAACGACCACCAGCGCCGTGAAAAGATCCATGAGTGGAAGAGTGAACAGAAGGCCGAGAAGTGGATCGGATTTGTTGCCGAGGGCACGGGTGCCAGTTCACAAGAGATAAAAGAGGCCTTTTATTCCAATTTTGGGCTCCTTTATCCGGCATTTGAGGAGATCGTCACCAGCGGCGATGCAGCGCTGAAGCGGTTCAGTTTTTCAAAGAAGGTGAACGATGCCCTGAAGACCGTCGCATCCGAGAATGTCAAGATCCCGAAGGTGACGATCACCGGCAGCCTTATTCTCACCTCAACACAGCCCGATGGGGTGAACATCATCCGCCGCGCTCTGAGGAGTGCACAGCCAAAGATCGACGATGTCGAGATTGAATTGACCTACCTTGGCGCCCCGAATTACCGGATCAAGGTAACGGCACCGGACTATAAGCGCGCTGAACGGGCCATTGAGAAGGCGTCAAAGGCGGCGATCGGCGTTATGGAGCGGGCGGGCGATTCCGGCCGGTTTGTCCGGAAACAGAAGGCCAAAAACGCATGA
- a CDS encoding RNA-protein complex protein Nop10 produces the protein MSGRIRYCSRDRRYTLFSRCPICGAPTHSAHPARFSPEDRYGRYRREAKRWMT, from the coding sequence ATGAGCGGCCGGATTCGCTACTGCAGCCGCGACAGACGCTACACCCTTTTTTCCCGCTGTCCGATCTGCGGTGCACCGACCCACAGTGCCCATCCGGCGCGGTTTTCCCCCGAGGATCGATATGGCAGGTACAGGAGAGAGGCGAAACGATGGATGACATAG
- a CDS encoding proteasome assembly chaperone family protein — MDDIEIEFFTDDELHADILIEGLPGIGQVGKLVVEHMIQELKAEQVVGITSIFFPPQVLIEPGGVVRLPDNGIYLWKGPERSIAFLIGDFQSTSNEGHYLLCDAYLDVAEELGVKRVYTLGGYGVGQIIEEPRVLGAANTDNLIDEIREAGGVMTGDEPGGIVGASGLLLGLAAQRGIDGICLMGETPGYVVDPKSAGVVLDVLCRLLNIEIDATRLEEHAAEMERILAKYQEAEKGKEEDSLTYIG, encoded by the coding sequence ATGGATGACATAGAGATTGAATTTTTCACCGATGATGAGTTACATGCCGACATCCTGATCGAAGGTCTGCCTGGCATCGGTCAGGTCGGCAAACTTGTCGTCGAGCATATGATCCAGGAGCTGAAGGCAGAACAGGTGGTCGGGATCACCTCGATATTCTTCCCCCCACAGGTGCTCATCGAACCAGGAGGAGTTGTCCGCCTCCCGGACAACGGCATCTACCTCTGGAAGGGACCGGAACGCTCGATCGCCTTTCTGATCGGCGATTTCCAGAGCACCTCAAACGAAGGGCACTATCTCCTCTGCGACGCCTATCTCGATGTGGCCGAAGAGCTCGGTGTAAAACGGGTCTATACACTCGGGGGCTATGGTGTCGGCCAGATTATCGAGGAACCCCGCGTGCTCGGGGCGGCGAATACTGATAACCTGATCGATGAGATTCGGGAGGCAGGAGGGGTAATGACCGGCGACGAACCGGGCGGAATCGTCGGTGCCTCGGGACTGCTCCTCGGGCTTGCGGCACAGCGCGGAATTGACGGCATCTGCCTGATGGGAGAGACACCCGGTTATGTCGTCGATCCGAAGAGTGCGGGGGTGGTGCTTGACGTTCTCTGCCGCCTACTGAACATTGAGATCGACGCCACCCGCCTAGAGGAGCACGCTGCCGAGATGGAACGGATCCTGGCAAAGTACCAGGAGGCCGAGAAAGGGAAGGAAGAGGATTCCCTTACCTATATCGGCTGA
- a CDS encoding endonuclease Q family protein, translating into MATSPSLAPETVCDAAEMKGLSVVGSGDALHPKWRHAWENFENQTSVVVLPTAEVEGAGRIHHLILMEDFSCFEELATIFSPHSRDLLNGGRPHLRLDGQEIAAAVHDLGGLIGPAHAFTPWTSLYASHDSVASCYGDEAIDFLELGLSADSSYGSGIAELQDVVFLSNSDAHSAHPAKIGREFNQIRLKNLSPGAAFDAVRRGNVSMNAGFFPEEGKYNRTACTRCYRHYHLDEAERAGWRCPEDGGQIKKGVADRAAELGGMGDPAERPPYYHIIPLCEIIRVVTGASSTLTRKVDQRYRRILEFLGPEIPVLVETAIDEIATVDPEVAAAVGAFRAGTVHLVPGGGGRYGTFTLP; encoded by the coding sequence ATGGCGACCTCACCGTCGCTGGCCCCGGAAACAGTGTGCGATGCCGCAGAGATGAAGGGGCTCTCGGTCGTCGGCAGCGGGGACGCACTTCACCCCAAATGGCGGCATGCCTGGGAAAATTTTGAGAATCAGACATCGGTTGTCGTCCTCCCGACCGCCGAAGTAGAGGGGGCGGGACGGATCCACCACCTCATCCTGATGGAGGATTTCTCCTGCTTCGAAGAACTCGCCACCATCTTCAGCCCCCATTCCCGGGACCTGCTGAACGGAGGGAGACCGCATCTCCGTCTCGACGGGCAGGAGATCGCCGCTGCCGTCCATGATCTCGGCGGTCTGATCGGTCCGGCGCACGCCTTCACGCCGTGGACGTCCCTGTATGCGTCCCACGACTCAGTCGCATCATGCTATGGCGATGAGGCGATCGACTTCCTCGAACTCGGTCTTTCGGCCGATTCCTCATATGGATCGGGCATTGCCGAACTCCAGGACGTGGTCTTTCTCTCAAACTCGGATGCCCATTCGGCGCACCCGGCAAAGATCGGTCGGGAGTTCAATCAGATCAGGCTAAAGAACCTCTCCCCAGGCGCCGCCTTCGATGCGGTGCGGCGCGGCAACGTCAGCATGAACGCCGGTTTCTTCCCGGAGGAGGGAAAGTACAACCGGACGGCCTGCACGCGATGCTACCGGCACTATCATCTCGATGAGGCGGAGAGAGCAGGGTGGAGGTGCCCGGAGGACGGCGGACAGATCAAGAAGGGTGTCGCCGATCGTGCGGCAGAACTTGGCGGCATGGGCGATCCCGCGGAGCGACCCCCCTACTACCATATTATCCCGCTCTGTGAGATCATCAGGGTGGTGACTGGTGCGTCATCAACCCTGACCAGAAAGGTCGATCAGCGTTATCGACGGATACTAGAGTTTCTCGGCCCCGAGATCCCGGTCCTGGTCGAGACCGCCATCGACGAGATTGCCACCGTCGATCCGGAAGTCGCTGCGGCGGTCGGCGCCTTCAGGGCAGGGACGGTTCACCTCGTTCCCGGCGGCGGGGGACGCTACGGCACGTTCACCCTTCCGTAA
- a CDS encoding 4Fe-4S binding protein: MLNIHREICGYCGACVSVCPEGALELIDAWLSVDESLCIACGICTKACPLGALEVTDEE; this comes from the coding sequence ATGCTCAATATTCACCGGGAGATATGTGGCTACTGCGGCGCCTGTGTATCGGTCTGCCCGGAGGGGGCCCTCGAACTGATCGATGCATGGCTGAGTGTCGATGAAAGCCTCTGCATCGCCTGTGGAATCTGCACAAAGGCCTGCCCCCTCGGAGCCCTGGAGGTGACGGATGAAGAGTGA
- a CDS encoding NAD(P)/FAD-dependent oxidoreductase yields the protein MKSDYDILVIGGGPGGALAAWTAARSGCTVCLIEKRPAIGVPVRCAEGVGKELLREYMDPDPRWISADIRRARIVAPDGTAVELDERKAGAEVGYVLDRKIFDRELVWKASEAGADVFVKTRAVAPIIEEGVVKGATVEFCGERKDIRAKVTIAADGVESKFARWCGIDTTVPLREMMSCIQYLVTDIDIDPHSNDFYLGSDVAPEGYLWVFAKGERSANIGIGIPASKNRPEMRAKHYLNRFMKEHYPDGKIIECIFGGDPVCRPLPCTVSDGLMIIGDAARVVDPITGGGIGNAMYTGRLAAEIAARAISAGDTSKEALMPYDTEWRTSKMGKTLERNYKVKEFFITLNDEKLNDLARSIEGINFSDITVMGLLTEIIKRNPKMLIELKGLTNALK from the coding sequence ATGAAGAGTGACTACGACATTCTGGTCATCGGCGGGGGCCCAGGCGGCGCCCTTGCCGCATGGACCGCCGCACGATCCGGATGCACCGTCTGTCTCATCGAAAAACGGCCCGCAATCGGCGTTCCGGTGCGCTGTGCCGAGGGTGTCGGAAAAGAGCTCCTCAGGGAGTATATGGATCCCGATCCACGCTGGATCTCCGCGGACATCAGGCGGGCCCGGATCGTCGCCCCGGACGGTACGGCTGTCGAACTCGATGAGAGAAAGGCCGGTGCCGAAGTGGGATATGTGCTTGACCGGAAGATCTTTGACCGCGAACTGGTCTGGAAGGCCTCCGAGGCGGGTGCCGACGTTTTTGTGAAAACCCGTGCAGTCGCACCGATCATCGAAGAAGGAGTTGTGAAGGGTGCAACCGTCGAGTTTTGCGGTGAGAGAAAGGATATCCGGGCGAAGGTAACGATCGCCGCCGACGGTGTTGAGTCGAAGTTTGCCCGCTGGTGCGGCATCGACACCACCGTACCGCTCAGGGAGATGATGAGCTGCATCCAGTACCTCGTGACCGACATCGACATCGACCCGCACTCCAACGACTTCTATCTCGGTTCCGATGTCGCCCCAGAGGGCTACCTCTGGGTGTTTGCCAAGGGTGAACGGAGCGCCAACATCGGCATCGGGATCCCTGCGTCAAAGAACCGTCCCGAAATGCGGGCTAAGCACTACCTCAACCGGTTTATGAAGGAACACTATCCGGACGGCAAGATCATCGAGTGTATATTTGGCGGGGATCCGGTCTGCAGGCCCCTCCCCTGCACGGTCTCCGACGGACTGATGATCATCGGCGATGCGGCCAGGGTCGTCGATCCCATCACCGGCGGCGGCATTGGCAATGCGATGTACACCGGCAGACTCGCAGCAGAGATTGCGGCACGTGCGATCTCAGCGGGCGACACCTCAAAAGAGGCATTGATGCCGTATGATACGGAATGGCGCACATCAAAGATGGGCAAAACACTCGAACGCAATTATAAGGTCAAGGAGTTTTTCATCACCCTCAACGACGAGAAACTGAATGATCTCGCACGCTCCATTGAGGGGATCAACTTCAGCGACATCACGGTCATGGGTCTGCTCACCGAGATCATCAAGAGAAACCCGAAGATGCTCATTGAACTGAAGGGACTGACGAACGCCCTCAAGTGA
- a CDS encoding potassium channel family protein, which translates to MYIIIVGLGGIGRNLAAISAEHGDSVVVIDQDESKCNDILDRYDVLAITGNSTDSSILEDAGIDRAQSLVATTSDDAVNLMTCWLAKRYKVANVVSIVNQKGHSAFFKEVGVKISENPDELVATRLYYWAENPNMQQLASIPGGTIFEFVAEDNAPFIDHEIKELEVKNFVFIAIRRAGGELIIPSGNVKIRPGDIITVFTKKEAEKECIDILNRQLKRAGD; encoded by the coding sequence ATGTACATCATCATCGTTGGTCTTGGCGGGATAGGGCGCAACCTGGCGGCGATATCGGCGGAACATGGCGATAGTGTTGTTGTTATCGATCAGGACGAGTCAAAGTGCAACGATATCCTGGACCGATATGATGTGCTCGCCATTACCGGCAACTCAACCGACAGCTCGATCCTGGAGGACGCCGGAATCGATCGCGCCCAGAGTCTGGTGGCGACGACGAGCGACGATGCGGTCAACCTGATGACGTGCTGGCTTGCGAAACGCTATAAGGTGGCGAATGTCGTCTCCATCGTAAACCAGAAGGGTCACTCCGCCTTCTTCAAGGAGGTGGGGGTGAAGATCAGTGAAAATCCCGATGAACTTGTGGCCACCCGCCTGTATTACTGGGCGGAAAATCCCAATATGCAGCAACTGGCCTCGATTCCCGGCGGAACAATCTTCGAATTCGTGGCAGAGGACAATGCGCCGTTCATTGATCATGAGATCAAGGAACTCGAGGTGAAGAATTTCGTCTTTATTGCGATCAGGAGGGCAGGCGGGGAACTGATCATCCCGAGCGGGAATGTGAAGATCCGCCCCGGTGACATCATCACGGTTTTCACGAAAAAAGAGGCAGAAAAAGAGTGCATAGATATCCTGAACCGGCAGCTGAAGCGTGCCGGGGATTAA